A window of the Lolium perenne isolate Kyuss_39 chromosome 7, Kyuss_2.0, whole genome shotgun sequence genome harbors these coding sequences:
- the LOC127312378 gene encoding patatin-like protein 1, translating to MISPPPSEGRLITVLSIDGGGIRGLIPATILACLESKLQELDGPDARIADYFDVITGTSTGALVASMLATPDENKRPLFAAKDISQFYLENGPKIFPEKTFLAWLRNFIASVTGPKYDGKFLHDKIKSITGHVTIADTVTNIILPTFDIKFLQPVIFNTYEAKKQPLKNAHLSDICISTSAAPTFFPPHYFKTYNPWGKVREREYNLIDGSVAVNNPTMAAVSMITKEVLCRNMDFNLGKPAEYSNYLILSVGTGSAKLAEMYTAPECARWGLLQWLHDRCFTPIIDMFCHASADMVDIHAAVLFKALGAEKNYLRIQDDSLLRDTASVDIATEENMVALIEIGNRLLNKKVARVNIDTGRYEYVKDEGTNEEELARFAKELSRERKLRQTTLSSY from the exons ATGATCTCCCCGCCGCCATCCGAAGGGCGGCTCATCACGGTGCTGAGTATCGACGGCGGCGGCATCCGTGGCCTCATCCCGGCCACCATCCTCGCCTGCCTCGAGTCCAAGCTCCAA GAGCTGGACGGTCCGGACGCTCGCATCGCGGACTATTTCGACGTGATCACTGGGACGAGCACCGGTGCGCTGGTGGCGTCGATGCTTGCGACGCCGGACGAGAACAAACGACCTCTCTTCGCCGCCAAGGATATCAGTCAGTTCTACCTCGAGAACGGGCCCAAGATCTTCCCGGAGAAGAC CTTCCTGGCTTGGTTAAGGAATTTTATCGCCTCGGTGACGGGTCCTAAGTACGACGGCAAGTTCCTGCACGATAAGATCAAGAGCATCACCGGCCACGTGACCATTGCCGACACCGTCACCAACATCATCCTGCCCACCTTCGACATCAAGTTCCTGCAGCCGGTCATCTTCAACACATACGAGGCCAAGAAGCAACCTCTCAAGAACGCCCACCTGTCGGACATCTGCATCAGCACGTCGGCGGCACCCACCTTCTTCCCGCCGCACTACTTCAAGACCTACAATCCATGGGGCAAGGTCCGCGAACGCGAGTACAACCTTATAGACGGCAGCGTGGCCGTCAACAACCCCACCATGGCTGCCGTGTCAATGATCACCAAGGAGGTCTTGTGCCGGAACATGGACTTCAACCTCGGCAAGCCCGCCGAGTACAGCAACTACCTCATCCTCTCCGTCGGCACCGGCTCGGCCAAGCTGGCGGAGATGTACACCGCGCCGGAATGTGCCAGGTGGGGCCTCCTCCAGTGGCTCCACGATCGCTGCTTCACCCCGATCATCGACATGTTCTGCCACGCCAGCGCTGACATGGTCGACATCCACGCCGCAGTGCTCTTCAAGGCTCTCGGGGCTGAGAAGAACTACCTTCGCATCCAGGACGACTCACTCCTTAGGGACACCGCGTCCGTGGATATCGCCACCGAGGAGAATATGGTGGCACTAATCGAGATTGGCAACAGGCTGCTCAACAAGAAGGTGGCCAGGGTGAACATCGACACTGGGAGGTACGAGTACGTCAAAGATGAGGGAACCAACGAGGAGGAGCTCGCGCGCTTTGCCAAGGAGCTCTCCCGAGAGCGCAAACTGCGCCAAACCACCCTCTCCTCCTACTAG